The following proteins come from a genomic window of Falco peregrinus isolate bFalPer1 chromosome 16, bFalPer1.pri, whole genome shotgun sequence:
- the BLTP3A gene encoding bridge-like lipid transfer protein family member 3A — translation MAGLIKKQILKHLSRFTKNLSPDKINLSTLKGQGQLTNLELDEEVLQNVLELPTWLAITRVYCNKASIRIQWTKLKTHPICLYLDKVEVEMRTCEEPRPPNGQSPIALAAGQSEYGFAEKVVEGMFIVVNSITIKIHSKAFHASFELWQLQGYSVNPNWQQSDLRLTRITDPQRGEVLTFKELTWQTLRIEADATDNGDQDPVTTPLRLITNQGRIQISLKRRTKDCNVVASKLMFLLDDLLWVLTDSQLKAMMKYAESLSEAMEKSAQQRKSLAPESVQITPPAPSTQQSWSQPFGVSPNASSIGQYFDKHDMKESSYHLLISHLDLHICDDSHTRESGALKHGMLGGAMQLTFKRMAFDYYPFHRAGDPCKHWVRYSEAMETRGQWAKKLVSEFQSKIEKLYEEMDPAFAKTPLSPFKRKPDTTLSPHKSPLEKGRVPPTSLPRLRHPPWNRLRSSCVVVRVDDLDVHQVSTAGQQSKKPSTLLSCSRKVFKLPDQVSAIHIEFTEYYFPDNQDFPVPCPNLYVQLNGLMLTLDTASVLWINLFCLDLYRSLEQFKAIYKLEDSGKRDEHVDVRLDGFRLKLNIPVEKKVTDHQDRPQTLCICTSEMTATNTRHAPFCSCQDLQSLFRKFASSEFFHSSYTKFPRSQDNFSLLHTLFLRHAYEVDDRPRKQPGFPQLLHKTSASEDLWSVNFTELSLDFEGAESSKGRALSFIDPFPLSIWACLPKRWGQAQISKRQELATSELKIKPSASFSNHSKNESLSREHGVCQRSKTDQDLKNIYKVPETMDVLRESDHETDDGVDTKELEASADIHVLMSSSVHVKVRLNHYQYLVLLRMKEVLQTLQEQLAQDTQEVTGSPLDPMSVCVGVTFHSAEVALLMNPAPGSVLERRSLNSDTTSLIDSELSPSDSKEGLAAEEKELQSETGLEKGACSASEVPEDSGIENTGTSVPLERFPRSASGGALSTAPPDKSVEEKGLIEEAHEAVEALVAERPAEASSHPQSPPALPSSPTSDTQPAGRGNIALNGQAELIPLKNIEVELSSALYITKDATKEALHVTMDLTKEAMSITKDALSLSREKMTSTMQKMLSLPPSRDSVPKVEEGAVTPSGGSSSRMRFFSMKRTASQHSFDTTSVDGSGPEDGLSVDSDGSDGFVMLTDSEPSLDPLPSGHLPQVHNHTGSRTSLMAEDEGGASPEINSSTSQSEDTSLQLVSVLVLKMNEVNCGIEARGDDLSLALQVMNVVPEQLNNVGMWQYLRGYLALGDPGIEKPSVPEASKTQPEVCLRVEVGPSAAVHSPLAVQNGFLHMLVHSYTAELFMSFLTNLGPFLEDEIIPEVIPMELEVVDAKITLKDDSPRVYPTSPGPVPITLAVDHVIVKRKDDGVFYVTAPQGEGSLKQEKPVSVLQEQKAPAECVLAAPAAGTRGLQLKEVLELQKELQTMKIALAEANMDKARLLQEIRKYNPLFQL, via the exons ATGGCGGGCCTCATCAAGAAGCAGATCCTGAAGCACCTCTCCCG GTTTACTAAGAATCTCTCTCCAGACAAAATCAACCTGAGCACGCTGAaagggcaggggcagctgaCCAACCTGGAGCTGGATGAAGAGGTGCTGCAGAatgtgctggagctgcccacCTGGCTTGCCATCACTCGCGTCTACTGTAACAAGGCATCTATCAGG ATCCAGTGGACGAAGCTGAAAACACACCCAATCTGCCTG TACTTGGATAAAGTGGAGGTAGAGATGCGAACATGTGAAGAGCCTCGGCCACCCAACGGACAGTCTCCCATTGCTCTTGCTGCAGGTCAAAG TGAATATGGCTTTGCTGAAAAAGTCGTGGAAGGGATGTTTATTGTCGTCAATTCCATCACCATCAAGATTCACTCCAAGGCctttcatgcttcttttgagCTATGGCAGCTCCAAGGCTACAGTGTCAACCCAAACTGGCAACAGAGCGACTTGAGGCTCACCCGCATTACTGATCCGCAGAGGGGAGAG GTTTTGACGTTCAAAGAGCTCACCTGGCAGACACTTCGGATAGAAGCAGATGCCACTGACAATGGCGATCAGGATCCTGTTACTACTCCTCTGAGACTCATTACCAACCAGGGGAGGATCCAGATTTCTCTCAAGAGAAGG ACCAAAGATTGCAATGTGGTGGCATCTAAGCTGATGTTTCTCCTTGATgacctgctctgggtgctgaCAGACTCTCAGCTGAAAGCAATGATGAAATATGCAGAGTCCCTGAGTGAAGCCATGGAGAAGTCTGcccagcagaggaaaagcttAGCGCCAGAGTCTGTACAG ATAACACCACCTGCACCAAGTACCCAGCAGTCCTGGTCTCAGCCGTTTGGAGTCAGCCCCAATGCAAGTAGCATTGGTCAATACTTTGATAAGCATGACATGAAAGAGTCATCATACCACCTCCTCATTTCACACTTGGATCTGCATATCTGCGATGACAGCCACACTCGAGAGTCAG GTGCTTTGAAACATGGGATGCTGGGAGGTGCCATGCAGCTGACCTTCAAGAGGATGGCTTTTGACTATTATCCTTTCCACAGGGCAG GAGATCCCTGCAAGCATTGGGTGAGGTACAGTGAAGCAATGGAAACACGGGGACAGTGGGCAAAGAAGTTGGTCAGTGAATTTCAAAGCAAGATTGAGAAGCTTTATGAAGAAATGGACCCTGCATTTGCCAAGACTCCACTTTCCCCCTTCAAAAGGAAACCAG ATACTACATTGAGTCCACATAAAAGTCCCTTAGAGAAAGGCCGTGTACCTCCCACAAGTTTGCCACGACTCCGGCACCCTCCCTGGAACAGACTTCGATCCAGCTGTGTGGTAGTTCGAGTAGATGACTTGGATGTTCACCAG GTTTCTACAGCTGGTCAGCAAAGTAAGAAACCCTCCACCTTGCTTTCATGTAGTAGAAAAGTCTTCAAACTTCCTGATCAGGTCTCTGCAATCCATATTGAATTCACAGAGTATTACTTCCCAGACAATCAGGACTTTCCAG TTCCATGCCCAAACCTGTATGTACAGCTGAATGGCCTGATGCTTACCCTGGATACAGCAAGCGTGCTCTGGATAAACCTCTTCTGTCTGGATCTTTATCGCAGTTTGGAGCAGTTCAAAGCCATCTACAAGCTGGAGGACTCAGGCAAGCGTGATGAGCATGTTGATGTTCGACTGGATGGCTTTCGGCTGAAG CTTAACATCCCTGTGGAGAAGAAAGTCACTGACCATCAAGATCGCCCACAGACACTCTGCATTTGCACGTCGGAGATGACAGCCACCAACACCCGCCACGCTCCCTTCTGCAGCTGTCAGGACCTCCAGAGCCTCTTCCGTAAATTTGCCAGTTCAGAATTCTTCCACTCCAGCTACACTAAGTTCCCAAGGTCTCAGGATAACTTCAGCCTCCTCCACACCCTTTTCTTGCGCCATGCGTATGAGGTGGATGATAGGCCTCGGAAGCAGCCAGGCTTTCCCCAGCTACTACATAAAACCTCTGCCTCTGAAGATCTGTGGTCTGTGAATTTCACTGAGCTTTCCCTGGACTTTGAGGGGGCTGAAAGCTCAAAGGGCAGAGCCCTTAGCTTTATTGacccttttcccctttccatttGGGCCTGCCTTCCCAAGAGATGGGGGCAAGCGCAGATATCTAAACGACAGGAGTTGGCCACCTCTGAGTTGAAAATCAAGCCTTCTGCCAGCTTTAGCAATCACTCCAAGAATGAGAGCCTTTCCAGAGAACATGGGGTTTGCCAAAGATCAAAGACTGACCAGGATCTGAAGAACATTTACAAGGTCCCAGAGACAATGGATGTCTTGAGAGAATCTGACCATGAAACTGATGATGGAGTAGATACTAAAGAGCTGGAAGCTTCTGCTGATATCCATGTGCTTATGTCCTCATCTGTTCACGTCAAAGTTCGGCTCAACCACTACCAATACTTGGTGCTGCTCAGAATGAAAGAAGTTCTGCAAACGCTACAGGAGCAGTTGGCCCAAGATACCCAGGAAGTGACTGGGTCTCCTTTAGATCCCATGTCCGTGTGTGTAGGAGTTACGTTCCATAGTGCTGAAGTGGCCCTGCTCATGAACCCTGCACCAGGGTCTGTCTTGGAACGCAGATCCCTCAACTCGGACACAACAAGCCTGATTGATTCTGAGCTCTCACCTTCAGACAGCAaggaggggctggcagctgaAGAGAAGGAGCTGCAATCAGAGACCGGTTTAGAGAAGGGAGCGTGCAGTGCCTCAGAGGTCCCAGAGGACAGCGGGATTGAAAATACAGGTACCAGCGTACCACTGGAGAGATTCCCAAGGTCTGCAAGTGGTGGAGCTCTGAGTACAGCTCCACCTGATAAGAGTGTAGAGGAGAAAGGTTTGATAGAAGAAGCACATGAAGCTGTGGAAGCCCTGGTTGCAGAAAGGCCAGCAGAGGCCAGCAGCCACCCTCAGAGccctcctgctctcccttctAGCCCAACCTCAGACACGCAGCCCGCGGGGAGAGGAAACATCGCTCTCAATGGCCAGGCAGAACTCATCCCTTTGAAGAACATAGAGGTGGAGTTGTCTAGTGCACTGTACATCACAAAGGATGCCACAAAGGAAGCGCTGCATGTGACTATGGACCTCACCAAAGAAGCCATGTCTATAACAAAAGATGCTCTGAGCCTGAGCCGGGAGAAGATGACCTCCACCATGCAGAAGAtgctctctctccccccca gtagGGATTCTGTGCCCAAAGTAGAAGAGGGAGCAGTGACTCCAAGCGGGGGTAGCAGCAGCCGAATGCGTTTCTTCTCCATGAAGAGGACAGCATCCCAGCATTCCTTCGACACTACGTCTGTGGACGGGAGCGGCCCTGAGGATGGGCTCTCTGTGGACAGCGATGGCAGCGATGGCTTTGTGATGCTCACAGACTCTG AACCCAGCCTGGACCCTCTTCCCTCAGGGCACCTTCCTCAGGTCCACAATCACACAGGCAGTAGAACAAGTCTGATGGCAGAGGACGAGGGTGGAGCATCTCCTGAAATAAACAGCTCGACTTCACAGAGTGAAGACACCAGCCTTCAGCTG GTGTCCGTCCTCGTGTTGAAGATGAATGAGGTGAACTGTGGAATAGAGGCACGAGGTGATGATTTATCTCTTGCTTTACAAGTAATGAACGTGGTTCCAGAGCAACTGAACAACGTTGGAATGTGGCAGTATCTGCGGGGCTATCTGG CTCTAGGAGATCCAGGTATAGAGAAGCCTTCGGTCCCTGAAGCGAGTAAGACCCAGCCAGAGGTGTGCTTACGTGTTGAAGTAGGACCTAGTGCTGCTGTGCACTCACCGCTGGCTGTTCAGAATGGCTTCCTTCATATGCTGGTCCACAGTTACACAGCAGAGCTCTTCATGTCCTTCCTTACCAACCTTGGCCCCTTTCTTGAGGATGAAATAATTCCAGAGGTGATCCCCATGGAGCTAGAAGTTGTGGATGCCAAAATCACATTGAAG gatgaCAGCCCCCGGGTATACCCAACATCCCCCGGCCCTGTTCCTATCACCTTGGCAGTAGATCACGTCATTGTGAAGCGCAAAGATGATGGGGTGTTCTATGTAACAG CTCCACAAGGGGAAGGCtcactgaaacaggaaaaaccTGTGTCAGTTCTTCAGGAGCAGAAGGCCCCAGCCGAGTGTGTCttggcagccccagcagcaggaacacGTGGACTGCAG TTAAAGGAAGTGCTGGAGTTGCAAAAGGAGCTTCAGACCATGAAAATAGCCCTTGCAGAAGCCAACATGGACAAGGCTCGCCTTCTGCAGGAAATTAGGAAATACAATCCCCTCTTCCAGCTTTGA
- the SNRPC gene encoding U1 small nuclear ribonucleoprotein C codes for MPKFYCDYCDTYLTHDSPSVRKTHCSGRKHKENVKDYYQKWMEEQAQSLIDKTTAAFQQGKIPPTPFSAPPPAGAMIPPPPSIPGPPRPGMMPAPHMGGPPMMPMMGPPPPGMMPVGPAPGMRPPMGGHMPMMPGPPMMRPPSRPMMVPTRPGMTRPDR; via the exons ATGCCCAA gttttattgcGATTACTGTGACACATATCTCACCCATGACTCA CCCTCCGTGAGGAAAACCCATTGCAGCGGCCGAAAACACAAAGAGAATGTGAAAGACTACTATCAAAAATGGATGGAGGAACAAGCTCAGAGCCTGATTGATAAAACAA CGGCTGCATTTCAGCAAGGGAAAATCCCACCTACACCGTTCTCGGCACCACCTCCGGCAGGAGCCATGATACCACCCCCTCCCAGCATCC CTGGCCCCCCACGGCCTGGCATGATGCCAGCCCCTCATATGGGTGGACCGCCAATGATGCCAATGATGGGCCCACCCCCACCGGGAATGATGCCGGTTGGACCTG CTCCAGGGATGAGGCCACCGATGGGAGGACACATGCCAATGATGCCAGGGCCCCCGATGATGAGACCACCCTCCAGACCCATGATGGTGCCAACCAGGCCGGGAATGACCCGTCCAGACAGATAA